The following coding sequences are from one Prochlorococcus marinus CUG1438 window:
- a CDS encoding F0F1 ATP synthase subunit B', with the protein MLAFNFFGAAEGGLFDINATLPLMAIQVVALTYILNSLFFKPVGNIVEKREKFVSNNIIEAKNKLSEVKKLEADLLTQLQSARTEAQRIVSEAENESDKLYKEALELANNEANASKEKARLEIESQTSVARDQLSKQADDLSELIVNRLILEK; encoded by the coding sequence ATGTTGGCCTTTAATTTTTTTGGTGCTGCAGAAGGTGGATTATTTGATATAAATGCCACTTTGCCACTAATGGCAATACAAGTAGTTGCTCTTACTTACATATTAAATTCTCTTTTTTTTAAGCCTGTAGGCAATATTGTTGAAAAAAGAGAAAAGTTTGTAAGTAATAATATTATTGAGGCTAAAAATAAACTTTCAGAGGTCAAAAAGTTAGAAGCTGATTTATTAACTCAGCTTCAAAGTGCTCGTACAGAAGCTCAAAGGATTGTGAGCGAAGCTGAGAATGAGTCTGATAAGCTTTATAAAGAAGCATTAGAACTTGCTAACAATGAGGCAAATGCTTCTAAAGAAAAAGCAAGGCTAGAAATTGAAAGTCAGACATCTGTTGCTCGTGATCAACTTTCTAAACAGGCTGATGACTTGAGCGAACTTATTGTTAATAGATTGATTCTAGAAAAATGA
- a CDS encoding F0F1 ATP synthase subunit B, with the protein MNLTLLATEGFGLNFNLFETNILNWAVVVFGLYKFLPGFLGKMLQKRREGILLELKDAEDRLLKATQALEKAKKDLSSAEEKASQIKADSLKRSESIRMESEKKAIEEMARIKQSAISDESSEASRAISQLRKEAVELAIKKALDSLPNRLDKTTQENLVTQSINNIEVN; encoded by the coding sequence ATGAATTTAACTCTTTTAGCTACAGAAGGTTTTGGATTGAATTTCAATTTATTTGAAACTAATATCCTTAATTGGGCTGTAGTGGTTTTCGGCCTTTATAAATTTTTGCCTGGTTTTCTAGGCAAGATGCTTCAAAAAAGGAGAGAAGGAATCCTTCTTGAATTAAAAGATGCTGAAGATCGACTACTCAAAGCTACACAAGCTTTAGAGAAGGCAAAGAAAGACTTATCTTCAGCAGAAGAAAAAGCTTCTCAAATAAAAGCAGATTCTCTTAAAAGATCTGAATCAATCAGAATGGAAAGTGAGAAAAAAGCTATAGAAGAGATGGCACGAATTAAACAAAGTGCAATCTCCGATGAGAGCTCTGAAGCATCCAGAGCAATTTCTCAACTTCGAAAAGAAGCTGTTGAACTAGCTATTAAAAAAGCTTTAGATTCTCTCCCAAATAGACTTGATAAGACAACACAAGAAAATTTGGTAACTCAATCAATTAACAATATTGAGGTGAACTAA
- the atpE gene encoding ATP synthase F0 subunit C: MDSITSAASVVAAGLAVGLGAIGPGLGQGNAAQGAVEGIARQPEAEGKIRGTLLLSFAFMESLTIYGLVVALVLLFANPFS; encoded by the coding sequence ATGGATTCGATTACTTCCGCTGCATCAGTTGTAGCTGCTGGTTTAGCAGTTGGTCTTGGTGCTATTGGCCCAGGTCTTGGACAAGGTAACGCAGCTCAAGGTGCTGTTGAGGGTATAGCCCGTCAACCAGAAGCTGAAGGTAAAATCAGAGGAACTCTTCTTTTATCATTCGCTTTCATGGAGTCATTAACAATTTACGGATTAGTTGTGGCTTTGGTACTACTTTTTGCGAATCCTTTTTCCTAA
- a CDS encoding F0F1 ATP synthase subunit A, protein MFFNSLLTNFAALEVGQHLYWQIGNIRLHGQVFLTSWILLGALLIFISLGTKKMENDPKGLQNLLEFLWDYIRDLARTQIGEKVYRDWMPFIGTLFLFVFVSNWGGALIPWRLIKLPSGELGAPTADINTTIALALLVSLSYFYAGLSNKGWRYFEYYVHPTPIMLPFKILEDFTKPLSLSFRLFGNILADELVVGVLVFLVPLILPIPVMFLGLFTSAIQALIFATLAAYYIGEAVEEHH, encoded by the coding sequence ATGTTCTTTAATTCCTTGCTAACAAATTTTGCAGCATTAGAAGTTGGTCAACATCTTTATTGGCAAATTGGAAATATCAGACTTCACGGGCAGGTATTTTTGACATCTTGGATTTTATTGGGTGCGTTATTAATTTTCATTTCTTTAGGAACTAAAAAAATGGAAAATGATCCCAAAGGCCTTCAAAACTTGCTTGAGTTTCTCTGGGATTATATAAGAGATCTAGCTAGGACTCAAATAGGTGAAAAAGTTTATAGAGATTGGATGCCATTTATAGGTACTTTATTTTTATTTGTATTTGTTAGTAATTGGGGAGGAGCTTTAATTCCTTGGAGATTGATTAAGTTACCTAGTGGCGAATTGGGTGCACCTACTGCAGATATAAACACAACAATAGCCTTGGCTTTATTGGTTTCACTTTCTTATTTCTATGCTGGTTTAAGCAATAAGGGTTGGAGATACTTTGAATATTATGTTCACCCAACTCCGATTATGCTTCCTTTTAAAATTTTAGAGGACTTTACTAAACCTCTATCCCTCTCTTTTAGGCTATTTGGAAATATATTGGCTGATGAACTTGTTGTTGGTGTTTTAGTATTCTTAGTTCCACTAATTCTGCCAATACCAGTTATGTTTCTGGGATTATTTACTAGTGCAATTCAGGCATTGATTTTCGCAACTTTGGCTGCCTATTACATAGGAGAAGCTGTTGAAGAACATCATTAG
- a CDS encoding sulfite exporter TauE/SafE family protein has translation MQNGLINPGPFTIFLVFSAGLLTSLGPCSLSLLPVTIAYIGGTENNKFKLISFSGGIVFSLVTLGAVSGLLGKIYGQIPSYYSSFVALIAIIMGLNLLGILKFQFPNGPDLRIIEDKIPSFLGPFAIGTTFGLASSPCITPVLATLLAWVSQAKNPAISIIFLFFFGIGQVIPLIVAGATAENLKKFLELRKFSQLIPTLSGIFLISLGLLNLFSNWI, from the coding sequence ATGCAAAATGGTCTTATTAATCCAGGTCCATTTACTATATTTTTGGTTTTTAGCGCAGGACTTTTAACCAGTCTTGGACCATGTTCATTGTCATTACTTCCAGTCACAATTGCTTATATAGGAGGAACCGAGAACAATAAATTTAAACTCATTAGTTTTTCAGGAGGTATCGTTTTTTCACTAGTTACACTTGGTGCTGTCAGTGGATTATTAGGTAAAATATACGGACAAATTCCATCTTATTACTCCTCGTTTGTTGCCTTGATAGCAATAATAATGGGTTTAAATTTACTAGGAATTCTTAAGTTTCAGTTCCCAAATGGACCTGATTTAAGAATAATTGAAGATAAAATACCATCATTTCTGGGACCTTTTGCAATAGGAACTACTTTTGGACTAGCCTCTTCACCTTGCATTACTCCAGTTTTGGCAACTCTTCTGGCTTGGGTATCACAAGCTAAAAACCCCGCAATCTCTATTATTTTTTTATTTTTCTTTGGAATAGGTCAAGTAATTCCATTAATTGTTGCAGGAGCTACTGCAGAAAACTTAAAAAAATTTTTGGAGCTTAGAAAATTTAGTCAACTCATTCCTACATTAAGTGGGATTTTTTTAATTTCCCTGGGGTTATTAAATTTATTTTCAAATTGGATTTAA
- a CDS encoding F0F1 ATP synthase subunit delta, whose protein sequence is MPLLNSITTPYAEALLQVVNENSQTEEIVSEVKQLLELMNDSPELEKALSSPILETDAKKKIIIEIFSNKVNSSLLNFLKLLADRQRIGILSSILGRFLEIYRENSNIALATVTSAVELTDEQKGLITKKIINIAGTEKLELVTKIDPSLIGGFVASVGSKVIDASLASQIRKLGLSLSK, encoded by the coding sequence ATGCCACTTTTAAATTCAATTACTACTCCATACGCAGAGGCATTACTTCAAGTTGTGAATGAAAATTCACAAACTGAAGAGATAGTTTCTGAGGTTAAACAACTCTTGGAATTAATGAATGATTCCCCTGAATTGGAGAAGGCACTATCCTCTCCAATTTTAGAGACAGATGCTAAAAAGAAAATCATTATTGAAATTTTCTCAAACAAGGTTAATTCCTCTTTACTGAATTTCTTAAAATTATTGGCCGATAGGCAAAGAATTGGAATTCTTTCTTCAATTCTTGGTAGGTTTTTAGAGATTTATCGAGAAAATAGTAATATTGCTTTGGCAACCGTTACTTCTGCCGTCGAGCTTACTGATGAACAGAAAGGTTTAATAACCAAAAAGATCATCAACATTGCTGGAACAGAAAAATTAGAACTTGTAACTAAAATCGATCCATCTCTTATTGGTGGTTTCGTCGCCAGTGTAGGATCAAAAGTAATTGATGCTTCCCTTGCTTCACAAATAAGAAAACTTGGCTTATCCCTCTCCAAGTAA
- a CDS encoding FtsW/RodA/SpoVE family cell cycle protein: MEISQEKIKFKKNHKRKKNLSSNLDNQNFLKESIFPLPWAIWPYEAKILIMLVGIWSILGIFILGSSSWWVASREMGNWAYFLKKQIIWTIPGIGLFYFVINTKIRNLLKFSRIIFYFLFLLIFLTNIIGITVNGSSRWLLIGNLRLQPSELIKPFLILEASNLFAHWNLIKNDKKLISLFSYCFLILLILKQPNLSTASLTGVLFWIMGLCGGVRLSSLFTFASLGFMTGCMSILTNEYQKLRVTSFIDPWKDQQGNGFQLVQSLLAIGSGGLFGQGFGLSIQKLQYLPFMYTDFIFAIFAEEFGLLGCTLYLGFLVVFSYITLRIALKCRNNYTKLVAIGCGVLLIGQSIMHIAVATGSMPTTGLPLPFISYGGNSLIASFFIAGMLLRCSLESTGFIGMISTRKTLN, encoded by the coding sequence GTGGAGATAAGTCAAGAAAAAATTAAATTTAAAAAAAATCATAAAAGAAAAAAAAATCTTAGTTCTAATTTAGATAATCAAAACTTTTTAAAAGAATCTATATTTCCTTTACCTTGGGCTATATGGCCTTATGAGGCGAAAATACTGATTATGTTAGTTGGGATTTGGTCAATTTTAGGAATATTCATCTTAGGATCATCAAGCTGGTGGGTCGCTAGTAGGGAAATGGGAAATTGGGCTTACTTTTTAAAAAAACAAATTATTTGGACAATTCCAGGAATTGGTCTATTTTATTTTGTTATAAATACCAAAATTAGAAATCTTTTAAAATTTTCAAGGATTATTTTTTATTTTTTATTCCTTTTGATTTTCCTCACGAATATTATAGGCATCACAGTAAATGGATCTTCAAGATGGCTACTAATAGGAAATCTTCGTCTCCAACCATCTGAATTAATAAAGCCTTTTCTGATTCTTGAGGCTTCAAACCTTTTTGCTCATTGGAATTTAATTAAAAATGATAAAAAATTAATTTCATTATTTTCCTATTGTTTTTTAATTTTACTAATACTTAAGCAACCTAATTTAAGTACCGCATCATTAACAGGGGTTCTCTTTTGGATAATGGGTTTATGTGGGGGCGTAAGACTTAGTTCTCTATTTACATTTGCCTCATTGGGCTTCATGACTGGGTGTATGAGTATATTAACAAACGAATATCAAAAACTAAGAGTTACCTCCTTTATTGATCCCTGGAAAGATCAGCAAGGCAATGGTTTTCAATTAGTTCAGAGTTTATTAGCTATAGGTTCAGGTGGTTTATTCGGACAAGGATTTGGGCTCTCTATACAGAAATTACAATACCTTCCATTCATGTATACAGATTTTATTTTCGCTATTTTTGCAGAGGAATTTGGCTTATTAGGATGTACTTTGTATTTAGGATTTTTAGTGGTTTTCTCTTATATCACCTTAAGAATTGCTCTTAAATGCAGAAATAACTATACAAAATTAGTTGCTATCGGATGTGGTGTATTGTTAATAGGCCAATCAATAATGCATATTGCTGTAGCAACAGGTTCAATGCCTACCACAGGCTTACCATTACCTTTTATTAGTTATGGTGGAAATTCATTGATCGCTTCCTTTTTTATTGCAGGTATGTTGCTAAGATGTTCACTTGAGTCTACGGGATTCATAGGGATGATTAGTACACGAAAGACTCTTAATTAG